The nucleotide sequence CGGTTAATAAACGGGGCCTGGATGAAGCAACACTACAGCAGTTTCAAATTGGCTATGCTCCGGCCGGGTGGCAAGTCCTCTATCGCTATCTTGTGGAGCAAAAGGGTTATCCCGCCTCCCTCGTGGAACAGGCCGGGCTGATTGTCCCCCGCAACCAAGGAGATGGCTACTATGACCGCTTCCGGGATCGGTTGGTGATTCCGATTCATGATCCCCAAGGGCGAGTGGTGGGTTTTGGCAGTCGGACGTTAACCAATGAAGAACCAAAATATCTCAACTCTCCCGAAACACCACTGTTTAGCAAAGGGAAATTGCTGTTTGGCCTGGACAAAGCCCGCCATGACATTGCCAAACAAGACCAGGCCATTGTGGTGGAAGGCTATTTTGATGTGATTGCCCTGCATCGGGCCGGAATTACGCAAGCTGTCGCTACCCTTGGAACTGCCCTCAGTAAAGAACAAGTCCGGCAACTGTTGCGCTATCTGGATTCTAAGCAAGTCATCCTTAACTTTGATGCCGACAAGGCCGGAGAAAAGGCCGCCCAACGGGCCATCGGGGAAGTGGCAGATTTAGCCTATAGCGGCGATGTCCAGTTGCGGATTTTAACGATTCCCCAGGGGAAAGACCCGGATGAGTTTCTAAGGCAACACTCGGCCCAAGATTATCTAAATCTGGTTAGTGCGGCCCCCTTGTGGTTAGATTGGCAGATTCAGGGACTCCTGGACACCCACGATTTATCCCAGGCCGATCAGTTTCAAGAGGTTACCCACAAAATTACGGCCCTCCTTGGGAAATTGCCCAGTGCCACTCTCCGTAGTCATTACATCCATCGCTGTGCCGAACTGTTGGGACAAGGGGATACGCGATTAACTCTCAGGCTAGAAGAATCCTTACGGCAACAGGTGCGGGGGCAACGCTGGCATGGACAAGGGCAAAAATGGCAACGACCGGCCGACACCACTCTCCGGGAAGCCGCAGAAGCTCAACTGTTACGGATTTATTTACACCTGCCCAACCAACGCGCAGCAATCCGCCAAGTGCTTCAAGATCGGGATTTAGAGTTCAGCTTTTCCCATCATCGGTTTTTGTGGCGACAAATCCTTAGCCTTGAAGAATCAGCCTTTGCCGGATTACCTGCTCCTGATGATCCCTATGGGGCCGAGTGGTTGCCCGTTCATCATGATTTGGATTTAATTACTGCGGTTCAAGATTTATGTACAGAGTTTCATACGGAACTGCATCAAATTTGGAACCTATTGCAACTCGATGAAAAGACCCGCTTAGATCTGCATCGGCCTACCTTATCCATTCAAGCCGCGGCAGCGTCCCTCGAACGAATTATGGTGGAAAAACGCTGTCGGCACTTACTCCAGGCCTGGGGAGAAACGATGACCTTAGTGCTTCAAGAATCCTTGGCTGGGGAAGCCCTACGCACCTATTTAGATCGCCTGATGTTAGATGAAACGGTTCCGATGCAAGATTTTCCGGGAGTGAATCATGAGCGATTGGCAACTCTGGAAAAATTACGCCAAGACTACTATCAACATCGCCACTATTTACAACAGTTGGATCAACAACGTTGCCCAGATTGGTGTGATTTAGTTGCCGCTAATGAAGCAATTAGCCAATGAGGGGATTGAAGCACTAAGAAGATAGCGGGGTATTGGGGCTGTGATGTTCCTGTAGCCAAGAATCCAGGCCAGAGCCAGGGGTATCGGATTCAATTTGGCCGTAATCCAGTTTGATAATGCGGTCTGCCACTTTGAAATAGCGATCATCATGACTAATGGCGAAGATGGTTTTTCCGCGTTGTTTCAGGGTTGGCAGCATTTGGGTATAGAAGAAATCTCGGAAGATCGGATCCTGATCGGCGGCCCATTCGTCAAACAGATAAATTGGGCGGTTTTCTAAGTAAGCCGTTAATAACCCAAGGCGTTTGCGTTCCCCCTGGGATAAATTAGTTGTAGAAAGTCGATCCCCTTGAATAGAAACTTTATGGGTCAGCCGGAGCAGTTTGATGTAATCCTCGGCCTGGGTCAAATTATTTTTAGTTTCAATTCCCAAAAGACGATCAAACAAAAAGAAGTCTGAAAACACAGTCGCAAAATGCTGCCGATACCATTCCTGTAAATCGGGGCTAATGACTTGGCCATCTAGACGAATTTCCCCATCTTCCGGCTCATACAGGCCAGTGATAATTTTAGCTAAGGTTGATTTACCGCTGCCATTGCCACCGACAATAAAGACCAATTCCCCGGCCTGGAATTTCAAATTTAAGGGGCCGAGGGTAAACGTGAACGGATTATCTTGACTGCCACTTTGATAGGTATGGCGAATGTTAATCAGTTCTAGGGTTTGCCAGGCCCCGAGGGGAGGTAAATCTGCTTCTAAGGTTGTCGCTAAAACGTGTTCATTGAGGGATAACTGCAAGGATTCAACTTTTGTTAAAGCGACACTGGCCCGACTCAGGATTGGAATGGCTTCAATGACGTGCTGCATCGGTAACATTAAATAAATAATCGTCAAGACATAGCCCGACATCACCGGCCCACTCACCCCTAGCAAATTTGGCAGGGTAAAGAGGAAAAAACCAATGGTAACAAACAGGAGCAACTGCCCCCAACTGGCCGCAATGGCAAAGACCGTTAAGCCAATTTGATTTTGCTTGCGAGCCTCTGCTACGGTCGGTTGAAATTCTTCAGTGATAAAGGCCTGGCGGCGTTCCCGATTGAGCTTGAGTTCCTTATTGCCCTCAGTTAAGGCTCGAAAATGTTGAAACAGCCGATCCTGTTGTGACCTTGCCGCCGTTAAAAATCGCCCCGCTTTCCCCGCCAAAAAAAGATAACTCCCTGTCCCAAAGCCAATTAAGATAATCAAGATAAAAAATAGGGGAACGGAGAGCCAGGCCATGTAAAGTAAGCAGCCCAGCACAATGGCAACGGCATTAAATAAATTTGGCAAGACGGAAAATGACCGGGCCACCGCTTCTACATCGTCCGTTAAGGTGGCTAAGAGTTGGGCATTGCCGAGGGCTTCCAGTTGCCGCAGGGGTGAGGCTAAAATTCGACTTCCTAAAACTAAGCGCATCTCAGAAACAGCCTGTTGGGCGGCCTGGACGAGTAAAACTTGGGAAGCAAAATGAGTTAGGAGGAGAAGGATGCCTAAAAGCGTGAATCCCCAAGGTAAGACGGACTGCAAATCTGTAAAATTGTTCAGAGCCGCATTAATCAGGGCAATTAATCCGGCCGTACTCGCCCCATTCAATAACCCTGCCAGGCCTGCCCCTGCCACTGTCCGCCATGCTGACCGAAGAAGTAAATAAAACAACTGCACTCGGCCTGTTTACCTCAAACTCAAATGAATCATCATTGCGTGTCCAGTTCTGGTCATATCCGGTTCAGATAAACAACCAATAAAATTAGTTATCCTTAACTTACTGATTGTTGTTAACTGATCTGTCATAGCTTTATTGGGCTTACTTCTAAGGAAAACCAGTACTTCACTAGGATAAAGCCTCTTCACATTACTGCTGAGAGGAACTACCTGAACACGATTAAGATACCGATTGGCAGAGTTATTACTTATGATGACAGCGGGGCGAACTTTACGAATCTCACCTACAACTGATGGGTCAAAGTTAGCCCACCAAACCTCACCCCTGATCATCAATATCGCCAACGGTAGCCTCAGACCATGCCAGAGCTTCGGCTTCTCTTTCTTGATCCGCGGCCATTTGACGATATCCCTCATCTAAATCAACATCCATAATTTGGGGACGAATTAAGTTCTCAATCAGTTGGCTAATTGTCTCACTTCCAACAAGGCAACTCAGCTTGTTATATATCTCTTCGTCCAGAGTGATTGTCAACTCTTTTTCCATCGCTTTACCTCAAATTTCCTGACTTTAGCTTAAGATACGGGGCTGATGCGGGTCATGACGACATTAGAAGCTCTTTGAGACTAAAGTTTGAAGGTTGCTAGTTTTAGGGTTCATCATCCACTTTGGGTAAAAAATCTGGGCGTTCTTTATCTTCCCAACCAGCTGGACGTTTTGAGTTATACCAGGCCACGGAACCTAAACTGACAGCAGCAATAAACCCTAACGCTAAGACAGCATAGAACGGCCCTAAGCCTTCAAAAACTGCTTCTAAACCTGCCAATGGGCCAATAAACATAGCAAGATACCCTTTACGGAATCAAAAAAATTACAAAGGACTTATGCCTCATCCTACGGCCGAATGTTGCCCCGTTGAACAGAACCGATGACTAAATCCGGCCCAGAATATTGAGCCCGTGAGTATCTGTACCACAGGTTTCGAGAAGACCATAGCGTTGAGCAAAACCGCCGACTAAATCCGTTGTGTGGGGTGTAGGAACCCAAGGGTGGGGATTTCCATAGGCATAGTAGGTTTCGACTCCGGCAATTCCCAATTCCACTGCTGCGGGGATCAGTTCGGTAGCTGGACGTTTATAGCGGGCTGGGTGGGCAAGAACGGTAATCGCGCCGGCCTGGTGGAGTTGCTGGATAACTATCTTGGCGGTGGCGGCGGTTCCAGTTGGCGCTGTGCCTTGGAGATAGGGTTCTAAGGCTGGGTGAGTTGCGTTAAAGCCAAACCCAAGAATATGCACTTCGACATCCAGTAAAGATGCTGTAATTTCTATGCCTGACCAAATTCGAGGTTTGCAGGGGACATCCCGTTGATTTAAGTCAGCCTGAGCCGCAAAATAGCCTTCAACTGAATGATGATCTGTGATCGCAAAGTCAATCAGACCAACATCTAATGCTTGATCGACTAAAGTTTCTGGACTGAGTTGACCATCGGAAGCCGTGGTGTGGAGGTGAAAGTTGTAGAGATGGGGACAATTCTGGGCATTAATCCGGCGAAACACAGCCACCAAGTCGGGATTTGGTTTGGAAATGTTTGGGGGTGAAGAGCGACCAACATGGGTAGCTAGGGGCATAGGCATTACGAATTATTACGGTCTATCTATCCTCAATATAAACTTTGGTAACAGGGGTTGTCTGTCAGCAAAAATACTTAATCCTGATGGCTCACACCATTTCTTTAAATCAATTGAATTTCTCGACTGAGTTAAGCGCAGTGGTGGAGAATCGTCAGGCCCCGGTTTG is from Synechococcus sp. PCC 6312 and encodes:
- a CDS encoding PHP domain-containing protein — its product is MPLATHVGRSSPPNISKPNPDLVAVFRRINAQNCPHLYNFHLHTTASDGQLSPETLVDQALDVGLIDFAITDHHSVEGYFAAQADLNQRDVPCKPRIWSGIEITASLLDVEVHILGFGFNATHPALEPYLQGTAPTGTAATAKIVIQQLHQAGAITVLAHPARYKRPATELIPAAVELGIAGVETYYAYGNPHPWVPTPHTTDLVGGFAQRYGLLETCGTDTHGLNILGRI
- the psb35 gene encoding photosystem II assembly protein Psb35; the protein is MFIGPLAGLEAVFEGLGPFYAVLALGFIAAVSLGSVAWYNSKRPAGWEDKERPDFLPKVDDEP
- a CDS encoding type II toxin-antitoxin system PemK/MazF family toxin, with the protein product MRDIVKWPRIKKEKPKLWHGLRLPLAILMIRGEVWWANFDPSVVGEIRKVRPAVIISNNSANRYLNRVQVVPLSSNVKRLYPSEVLVFLRSKPNKAMTDQLTTISKLRITNFIGCLSEPDMTRTGHAMMIHLSLR
- a CDS encoding cyclic peptide export ABC transporter, whose translation is MQLFYLLLRSAWRTVAGAGLAGLLNGASTAGLIALINAALNNFTDLQSVLPWGFTLLGILLLLTHFASQVLLVQAAQQAVSEMRLVLGSRILASPLRQLEALGNAQLLATLTDDVEAVARSFSVLPNLFNAVAIVLGCLLYMAWLSVPLFFILIILIGFGTGSYLFLAGKAGRFLTAARSQQDRLFQHFRALTEGNKELKLNRERRQAFITEEFQPTVAEARKQNQIGLTVFAIAASWGQLLLFVTIGFFLFTLPNLLGVSGPVMSGYVLTIIYLMLPMQHVIEAIPILSRASVALTKVESLQLSLNEHVLATTLEADLPPLGAWQTLELINIRHTYQSGSQDNPFTFTLGPLNLKFQAGELVFIVGGNGSGKSTLAKIITGLYEPEDGEIRLDGQVISPDLQEWYRQHFATVFSDFFLFDRLLGIETKNNLTQAEDYIKLLRLTHKVSIQGDRLSTTNLSQGERKRLGLLTAYLENRPIYLFDEWAADQDPIFRDFFYTQMLPTLKQRGKTIFAISHDDRYFKVADRIIKLDYGQIESDTPGSGLDSWLQEHHSPNTPLSS
- the dnaG gene encoding DNA primase — protein: MSAPRLHPDTIEQVRARVDIVEVVSEHVALRKRGKDFVGCCPFHDEKSPSFSVSPAKGFYYCFGCGAGGNAVKFLMEVQKRSFGEVVLDLAQRYQVPVRTVDEHQRQALQQELSLKEQLYEILALTCSFYEHALRQPTGQAALEYAVNKRGLDEATLQQFQIGYAPAGWQVLYRYLVEQKGYPASLVEQAGLIVPRNQGDGYYDRFRDRLVIPIHDPQGRVVGFGSRTLTNEEPKYLNSPETPLFSKGKLLFGLDKARHDIAKQDQAIVVEGYFDVIALHRAGITQAVATLGTALSKEQVRQLLRYLDSKQVILNFDADKAGEKAAQRAIGEVADLAYSGDVQLRILTIPQGKDPDEFLRQHSAQDYLNLVSAAPLWLDWQIQGLLDTHDLSQADQFQEVTHKITALLGKLPSATLRSHYIHRCAELLGQGDTRLTLRLEESLRQQVRGQRWHGQGQKWQRPADTTLREAAEAQLLRIYLHLPNQRAAIRQVLQDRDLEFSFSHHRFLWRQILSLEESAFAGLPAPDDPYGAEWLPVHHDLDLITAVQDLCTEFHTELHQIWNLLQLDEKTRLDLHRPTLSIQAAAASLERIMVEKRCRHLLQAWGETMTLVLQESLAGEALRTYLDRLMLDETVPMQDFPGVNHERLATLEKLRQDYYQHRHYLQQLDQQRCPDWCDLVAANEAISQ